The proteins below are encoded in one region of Zerene cesonia ecotype Mississippi chromosome 10, Zerene_cesonia_1.1, whole genome shotgun sequence:
- the LOC119829241 gene encoding uncharacterized protein LOC119829241 isoform X2 produces the protein MKAVTVVLVVACALWEVTGYPFPYYGANVDSYRNRGAMVLSRYYNPYYNPRAIGGSMAAFMFKPEEQYTPQTSQYYVPDRRRQTVEENYVPQQNEVYYQTPEQPAVPEQSYVPEQSFVPAEQPAELPAITEATEIADPTEKIESPTTVKAVSVPEITEPEVEEVAEPAPVPRKRVTKKKQVKRPVDEEEEEGDDYPRIPSGAYFPMFFGYGGRGAQGAPQGATAIANAFSTGRGGVATSHATAYGTRPENKQSQY, from the exons atgaaggCAGTAACCGTGGTCCTTGTTGTTGCCTGCGCGCTGTGGGAAGTCACGGGATACCCATTCCCCTATTATGGAGCTAATGTGGATTCTT ACAGAAACCGTGGAGCTATGGTCCTGAGCCGATACTACAACCCTTACTACAACCCTCGGGCTATCGGTGGTAGTATGGCAGCCTTCATGTTCAAACCAGAAGAGCAATACACCCCACAAACGAGCCAATACTACGTGCCAGACAGACGCCGCCAGACCGTAGAAGAAAACTACGTGCCACAACAAAACGAAGTGTATTATCAAACTCCGGAACAACCCGCCGTTCCCGAACAATCTTATGTTCCCGAACAATCATTTGTTCCTGCAGAACAACCCGCCGAACTACCCGCCATTACAGAAGCCACAGAAATCGCGGACCCAACCGAAAAGATCGAATCCCCAACAACAGTGAAAGCTGTGTCAGTCCCAGAAATAACAGAACCTGAAGTTGAAGAAGTTGCAGAGCCCGCTCCTGTACCAAGGAAGCGTGTGACCAAGAAGAAGCAAGTGAAGAGGCCCGTCGATGAGGAAGAAGAAGAAGGCGATGACTACCCCAGAATCCCAAGTGGTGCATACTTCCCCATGTTCTTCGGCTACGGTGGCAGAGGTGCCCAAGGCGCTCCCCAAGGAGCGACAGCGATCGCTAACGCCTTCAGCACTGGTCGCGGCGGCGTTGCTACCAGCCATGCTACAGCTTATGGAACCAGACCCGAAAATAAACAGagtcaatattaa
- the LOC119829241 gene encoding uncharacterized protein LOC119829241 isoform X1, which translates to MKAVTVVLVVACALWEVTGYPFPYYGANVDSYSYGSVDRNRGAMVLSRYYNPYYNPRAIGGSMAAFMFKPEEQYTPQTSQYYVPDRRRQTVEENYVPQQNEVYYQTPEQPAVPEQSYVPEQSFVPAEQPAELPAITEATEIADPTEKIESPTTVKAVSVPEITEPEVEEVAEPAPVPRKRVTKKKQVKRPVDEEEEEGDDYPRIPSGAYFPMFFGYGGRGAQGAPQGATAIANAFSTGRGGVATSHATAYGTRPENKQSQY; encoded by the exons atgaaggCAGTAACCGTGGTCCTTGTTGTTGCCTGCGCGCTGTGGGAAGTCACGGGATACCCATTCCCCTATTATGGAGCTAATGTGGATTCTT ATTCATATGGTTCTGTAGACAGAAACCGTGGAGCTATGGTCCTGAGCCGATACTACAACCCTTACTACAACCCTCGGGCTATCGGTGGTAGTATGGCAGCCTTCATGTTCAAACCAGAAGAGCAATACACCCCACAAACGAGCCAATACTACGTGCCAGACAGACGCCGCCAGACCGTAGAAGAAAACTACGTGCCACAACAAAACGAAGTGTATTATCAAACTCCGGAACAACCCGCCGTTCCCGAACAATCTTATGTTCCCGAACAATCATTTGTTCCTGCAGAACAACCCGCCGAACTACCCGCCATTACAGAAGCCACAGAAATCGCGGACCCAACCGAAAAGATCGAATCCCCAACAACAGTGAAAGCTGTGTCAGTCCCAGAAATAACAGAACCTGAAGTTGAAGAAGTTGCAGAGCCCGCTCCTGTACCAAGGAAGCGTGTGACCAAGAAGAAGCAAGTGAAGAGGCCCGTCGATGAGGAAGAAGAAGAAGGCGATGACTACCCCAGAATCCCAAGTGGTGCATACTTCCCCATGTTCTTCGGCTACGGTGGCAGAGGTGCCCAAGGCGCTCCCCAAGGAGCGACAGCGATCGCTAACGCCTTCAGCACTGGTCGCGGCGGCGTTGCTACCAGCCATGCTACAGCTTATGGAACCAGACCCGAAAATAAACAGagtcaatattaa